In Streptomyces capitiformicae, one genomic interval encodes:
- a CDS encoding DUF1643 domain-containing protein, giving the protein MAQALPAQHPEIRRSSVLSDCERYRYLLIREWADTGKTAVFVLLNPSTANATTDDNTSQRCITSAQDWGCGGLLIVNLYAWQATKPRDLAAAGDPVGPENNAYLQASATIAEYIGGPLIAGWGTNARPDRVAEVLALPGMHRLSTLAVTQAGQPHHPLRLKRGLAP; this is encoded by the coding sequence ATGGCACAGGCTTTACCAGCACAGCACCCTGAGATACGACGCTCCTCAGTCCTGTCCGACTGCGAGCGATACCGCTACCTCCTCATAAGGGAGTGGGCGGACACCGGCAAGACCGCCGTCTTCGTCCTCCTGAACCCATCCACCGCGAACGCGACCACGGACGACAACACCAGCCAGCGCTGCATCACCTCCGCCCAGGACTGGGGATGCGGCGGCCTCCTCATCGTCAACCTCTACGCGTGGCAGGCGACCAAGCCCCGCGACCTCGCGGCCGCAGGCGACCCCGTCGGTCCCGAGAACAACGCCTACCTACAAGCCTCGGCCACCATCGCCGAATACATCGGCGGGCCTCTCATCGCGGGCTGGGGAACGAATGCCCGTCCGGATCGCGTCGCCGAAGTCCTCGCCCTTCCCGGCATGCACCGGCTCAGCACGCTCGCCGTCACCCAGGCGGGCCAGCCCCACCACCCGCTCCGACTCAAGCGCGGCCTCGCACCGTAA
- a CDS encoding pentapeptide repeat-containing protein codes for MTSATKWKIGLPIAMVAFLALLIWAPWWLDGSHFGDELTPGEAAVVSGLRTALVAFAAAAVATAGVVYTHHNLAHSRRVLEESKRTSQEQAEHAQRALRQSEEHATRQAELTRQGQVNDRYMRAIDLLVRESFSERVGGIYALDRIMRESEPDHIMVVEVLAVFVRDHGRPWSTNDESLAPGLQPRLAGDVQAALNILGARPEDSKVVVDLRETYLRGADLTDANLQRAILYAVNLSRAILAGSNLNHANLWGADLRGAFFQRASLQETILHEANLRGAEITVDQLVSARPTLKTVLPVSLENDQRVKDRINEVQREGVPAPS; via the coding sequence GTGACGTCTGCGACGAAGTGGAAGATCGGCCTGCCGATCGCAATGGTTGCCTTTTTGGCACTGCTGATCTGGGCGCCGTGGTGGTTGGACGGCTCGCATTTCGGCGATGAGCTGACGCCGGGCGAGGCCGCGGTGGTCAGTGGTCTGCGCACGGCTCTCGTCGCGTTCGCGGCCGCCGCGGTCGCGACCGCCGGCGTTGTCTACACGCACCACAACCTCGCACACTCGCGGAGAGTGCTCGAGGAGTCGAAGCGGACCTCCCAGGAACAGGCCGAACATGCCCAAAGGGCGCTTCGGCAGTCCGAGGAACATGCCACACGGCAGGCTGAGCTGACGCGCCAGGGGCAGGTCAATGACAGGTATATGCGGGCGATCGACCTACTCGTGCGAGAGTCGTTCAGCGAGCGGGTTGGGGGCATCTACGCCCTTGATCGGATCATGCGGGAGTCTGAGCCGGACCACATCATGGTGGTCGAGGTACTCGCTGTATTTGTGCGGGATCACGGGCGTCCCTGGAGTACCAATGATGAAAGCCTGGCGCCGGGACTACAGCCCCGGCTTGCGGGGGACGTACAGGCGGCTCTGAACATTTTGGGGGCCCGCCCAGAGGACTCCAAAGTCGTGGTGGATTTGCGAGAGACCTATCTGCGCGGCGCAGACCTGACCGACGCCAACTTGCAGCGGGCGATCTTGTATGCCGTCAACCTGAGTCGCGCGATCCTGGCCGGGAGCAACCTCAACCACGCCAACCTGTGGGGAGCGGACCTGCGGGGCGCGTTCTTCCAGAGAGCCAGCCTGCAGGAAACGATCCTGCATGAAGCCAACCTTCGCGGAGCGGAAATCACCGTGGATCAGCTCGTATCGGCACGACCGACGTTGAAAACAGTATTGCCAGTCAGCCTTGAGAACGATCAGCGAGTCAAGGACCGGATCAACGAGGTGCAGCGAGAAGGCGTCCCTGCGCCGTCGTAG
- a CDS encoding DUF5131 family protein yields the protein MGDNTGIEWTDRTFNPWWGCSRVSPGCKNCYADQFARRWGLDLFHRGGERRMLSDQYWRKPLAWNRQAEDAGVPLRVFTASMADVFEDHPQVTEPRDRLWQLIEQTPWLRWQLLTKRPENIAAMAPWGDAWPDHVWIGTSVEDQRYAEERIPLLLKVNAAVRFLSCEPLVQQIVLEPYLADVTTGAGINWVIAGGESGAKARPMNPAWARNVRDQCDAAGTPYFFKQWGAWAPSGRIAIGGNQRGHALVGDPVDGLGHRVEMIRLGKKKAGRLLDGRLHDAVPPLRPARTTASEA from the coding sequence GTGGGTGACAACACCGGCATCGAATGGACGGACCGCACCTTCAACCCCTGGTGGGGATGCTCGCGGGTCTCACCCGGATGCAAGAACTGCTACGCGGACCAATTCGCCCGCCGCTGGGGCCTCGACCTCTTCCACCGCGGCGGCGAGCGACGGATGCTGTCCGACCAGTACTGGCGCAAGCCCCTCGCCTGGAACCGCCAGGCGGAGGACGCCGGCGTACCCCTCCGCGTCTTCACGGCCTCCATGGCCGACGTCTTCGAGGACCACCCCCAGGTCACCGAACCCCGCGACCGTCTCTGGCAGCTCATCGAACAGACCCCCTGGCTCCGGTGGCAACTGCTGACCAAACGGCCGGAGAACATCGCAGCCATGGCCCCGTGGGGCGACGCCTGGCCGGACCACGTGTGGATCGGCACCAGCGTCGAAGACCAGCGCTACGCCGAAGAGCGCATCCCCCTCCTCCTCAAGGTCAACGCCGCCGTCCGGTTCCTCTCGTGTGAACCGCTCGTGCAGCAGATCGTTCTGGAACCGTACCTGGCCGACGTCACCACCGGCGCGGGCATCAACTGGGTCATCGCCGGAGGCGAATCCGGTGCCAAGGCCCGCCCGATGAACCCCGCATGGGCCCGCAACGTCCGGGACCAGTGCGACGCAGCAGGCACGCCCTACTTCTTCAAGCAATGGGGCGCGTGGGCGCCGTCTGGCCGCATCGCCATCGGCGGAAACCAGCGTGGCCATGCCCTGGTGGGCGACCCGGTCGACGGACTCGGCCACCGCGTCGAGATGATCCGCCTCGGCAAGAAGAAGGCCGGGCGCCTCCTGGACGGCCGACTGCACGACGCCGTGCCGCCTCTCCGCCCTGCCAGGACAACAGCTTCCGAAGCCTGA
- a CDS encoding DUF4326 domain-containing protein, with protein MGEHRPHSSVRTAAHTAHPAPPPTPARIQQTRTKGWRVGRAKVVDRSSRYGNPWRIENCVVIAPDGTTQDLGTPAAARQEASTRYRAWLNGEGPDTYAVGRRTLDRRRVLTGLSHLQGRDLACTCSLPRAGEPDYCHATVLLELAAHPEGIST; from the coding sequence ATGGGAGAACACCGGCCCCACAGCAGTGTTCGTACGGCCGCGCATACTGCACACCCTGCCCCTCCGCCAACACCGGCACGTATCCAGCAAACGCGCACCAAGGGGTGGCGCGTCGGAAGGGCGAAGGTCGTCGACCGCAGCAGCCGTTACGGCAACCCCTGGCGCATCGAGAACTGTGTCGTCATCGCACCGGACGGCACCACCCAAGACCTGGGCACCCCCGCGGCCGCCCGCCAGGAGGCCAGCACCCGATACCGGGCCTGGCTGAACGGCGAGGGCCCCGACACCTACGCCGTCGGCCGCAGGACCCTCGATCGGCGCCGCGTCCTCACCGGCCTGAGCCATCTACAGGGCCGGGACTTGGCCTGCACGTGCTCACTTCCCCGCGCAGGCGAGCCCGATTACTGCCACGCGACCGTGCTCCTGGAACTGGCCGCACACCCCGAGGGGATCAGCACGTGA